In the Grimontia kaedaensis genome, one interval contains:
- a CDS encoding 2OG-Fe(II) oxygenase has product MNTDKLLDALHTQGWYVWDDFLNAEEVEQLRDAIPESMKPAGIGRHLQHHTNKQIRSDKISWLERGKHPASDDFFSRMEAIKNDVNRHFFLGLFEYEAHFAHYDIGDFYQKHLDTFEGRSNRRLTTVMYLNDEWADEDGGEIVIYDINDNHLNTLWPKAGRLLVFLSEEFPHEVLPTNRERYSIAGWFRVNGMRGNRVDPSR; this is encoded by the coding sequence ATGAACACAGATAAGTTATTAGATGCACTTCATACCCAAGGTTGGTACGTGTGGGATGATTTCCTGAATGCAGAAGAAGTCGAACAACTTCGTGATGCCATTCCTGAAAGCATGAAACCTGCAGGCATCGGACGACACCTGCAGCACCATACCAACAAACAAATCCGTAGTGACAAGATTTCTTGGCTGGAACGCGGAAAGCATCCTGCCTCGGACGATTTTTTCTCTCGAATGGAAGCGATAAAGAACGACGTCAACCGCCACTTCTTTTTGGGTTTGTTCGAGTATGAAGCGCACTTCGCGCATTATGACATTGGCGATTTCTATCAAAAACACCTCGATACTTTCGAAGGCCGTTCCAACCGCCGTTTAACCACGGTAATGTACCTCAATGATGAGTGGGCGGACGAAGATGGTGGCGAGATTGTGATTTATGATATCAACGATAACCATCTCAATACCCTCTGGCCGAAAGCTGGACGTTTGCTGGTGTTCCTATCGGAGGAGTTTCCTCATGAGGTACTTCCGACCAACCGAGAGCGTTACAGCATTGCAGGCTGGTTCCGTGTGAACGGCATGCGTGGAAACCGCGTCGACCCATCTCGCTAA
- a CDS encoding alpha-ketoglutarate-dependent dioxygenase AlkB family protein — MFQGDLFQHTGWIDIPDGRLFWEPEFIPTSIASDIFHHLSRSLPWDQLPIKMFGREVLQPRMQAWFGDAYSYSGLHLKAARMPESLVSLKSQCEQTSGVAYNSVLANLYRDGQDYMGWHQDNETELGTEPSIASLSFGETRRFVLRHLQTGEKREFELGSGSLLIMAGKTQTYWQHAVPKTAKLRGARINLTFRNINFLAKS; from the coding sequence ATGTTTCAGGGCGATCTTTTTCAGCATACAGGATGGATAGACATTCCAGACGGGAGACTGTTCTGGGAGCCTGAGTTTATTCCCACCAGCATCGCTTCTGATATTTTTCACCATCTCTCCCGATCTCTTCCTTGGGACCAGCTTCCCATCAAAATGTTCGGCCGTGAAGTGCTGCAACCTCGAATGCAGGCGTGGTTTGGTGACGCCTACTCATATTCAGGGCTTCACCTTAAGGCTGCACGTATGCCTGAATCATTAGTTTCATTGAAGTCTCAATGTGAGCAAACGTCTGGTGTGGCTTACAATTCTGTGCTCGCGAACCTTTATCGTGATGGACAGGATTACATGGGGTGGCATCAAGACAATGAAACGGAGTTAGGTACCGAGCCGAGTATCGCTTCGCTTAGTTTTGGTGAAACTCGCCGCTTTGTTCTTCGTCATCTTCAAACTGGAGAAAAACGCGAATTTGAATTAGGTTCTGGTTCTCTGCTGATTATGGCGGGCAAAACCCAGACTTATTGGCAGCATGCAGTGCCGAAAACCGCAAAGCTGAGGGGGGCGAGAATCAACCTCACTTTTCGGAATATTAACTTCTTAGCGAAATCCTGA